A single window of Pseudomonas lijiangensis DNA harbors:
- a CDS encoding HET-C-related protein yields the protein MNPGTIASVQPQQNEDKTSEVHEPLPVAARFEAGQGEKTKATHGSIEAILETAGFRQDEIRAIYYGNWLRDYSQLLDPKIVRATTMPKSFPDLLSREALTRIVDVLAVKEFTDLMKIDRSKFIVTPERLGVYRPSEHIDNPKAVNPKPANPKERDADFEDWVKPDDPVLQVDYNTSMKRYIQRSVDVMSNELDMALKAGPQSTDGLRALGSGLHILEDFFSHSNFVELSLIKLGHTSVLPWTSPAACRHRLPLVTGMFGGSDIIASLAAPLGKILFSTDDKPFEPIKAGVRYERDQIIQILLSEHPNEQLLQGYEAFLTTRDQWASLPFSEQVERFYSFIGTPGRIVNNAIGTAMQGLTTWFGNSIDDLQTTLGDDPNTNGSTDPSHSQLAKDHAEHPLHTLSALLAEKAVLQVGQAVKGNWFGKDGVQHPAHVAARFFAHPMDSNWQDELVRDWANRNPGLVKHASVKTELERTHEHLRNSTQVGLRVFNQEGSRFLNTFFESTSLSDLWNKITGK from the coding sequence ATGAATCCTGGCACTATCGCGTCAGTCCAGCCTCAGCAAAATGAAGACAAGACCAGTGAGGTTCACGAGCCTCTGCCCGTTGCAGCCCGCTTTGAAGCAGGCCAAGGCGAAAAAACCAAGGCCACTCATGGCTCTATAGAAGCGATCCTTGAAACGGCCGGTTTCAGGCAGGATGAAATACGCGCCATCTACTATGGCAACTGGCTGCGCGACTACTCGCAACTGCTCGACCCCAAGATCGTGCGCGCAACCACCATGCCCAAGAGCTTCCCGGACCTGCTGTCCCGTGAAGCCCTGACCAGAATCGTGGATGTGCTGGCAGTCAAGGAGTTCACCGATCTGATGAAGATCGACCGCTCGAAATTCATCGTCACCCCTGAAAGACTTGGCGTTTATCGCCCCAGCGAACACATCGACAACCCCAAGGCCGTGAACCCGAAGCCAGCCAACCCCAAGGAGCGCGACGCCGACTTCGAGGACTGGGTGAAACCCGACGATCCGGTCTTGCAGGTCGACTACAACACATCCATGAAACGCTACATCCAGCGCTCGGTGGATGTCATGAGCAATGAGCTGGACATGGCCCTGAAGGCTGGCCCGCAATCCACCGATGGCTTGCGGGCACTCGGTTCGGGCCTGCATATCCTCGAAGACTTTTTCTCCCACTCCAACTTCGTCGAGTTGAGCCTGATAAAGCTCGGCCATACCAGCGTCCTGCCATGGACATCCCCAGCAGCCTGCAGGCATCGCCTGCCTCTGGTGACCGGCATGTTCGGCGGCAGCGACATCATCGCCAGCCTTGCTGCACCACTGGGCAAGATCCTGTTCTCGACGGATGACAAACCCTTTGAACCCATCAAGGCCGGGGTGCGCTACGAGCGCGACCAGATCATTCAGATCCTGCTCAGCGAGCACCCCAACGAGCAACTGCTTCAGGGCTATGAAGCATTCCTGACCACCCGCGACCAATGGGCCAGCCTGCCGTTCTCCGAACAGGTTGAACGCTTCTATTCGTTTATCGGGACACCGGGAAGAATCGTCAACAATGCAATCGGCACGGCCATGCAGGGCCTGACCACCTGGTTTGGCAACAGCATCGACGATCTCCAGACCACACTGGGCGATGACCCGAATACCAACGGTTCTACTGACCCGTCACACTCGCAGCTTGCCAAGGACCATGCCGAACACCCGCTGCACACACTGTCTGCACTGCTGGCGGAAAAAGCGGTGCTGCAAGTGGGACAGGCGGTAAAGGGCAACTGGTTCGGCAAGGACGGCGTGCAGCACCCGGCACATGTGGCCGCCAGGTTCTTTGCCCATCCCATGGACAGCAACTGGCAGGACGAACTGGTTCGCGACTGGGCAAACCGGAATCCGGGGCTGGTCAAACATGCGTCAGTCAAAACCGAGCTGGAGCGCACCCATGAGCACTTGCGAAACAGCACACAAGTAGGCTTGAGGGTATTCAATCAAGAAGGCTCCCGTTTTCTGAATACCTTTTTCGAGAGCACTTCGCTGTCGGACCTGTGGAATAAAATCACGGGCAAGTAA
- a CDS encoding IS110 family RNA-guided transposase, whose amino-acid sequence MPVAVGVDCAKKTFDIALLQGNQKFRTKAKLANTEAGFNQFEQWLETHAEKACWVVMEATGIYYEALAEFLYARGFKVAVLNPAIIHAYGKEDLRRVKTDKADAKLIARYGSERTHKLREWTPEPPSQRRLRALVRRLEDLQEMRQMEANRLEVCDVSVQHSIRSLIDSLDEQIEHTRKKIRQHIDDDPDLRGKRDLIVSIDGLGDTSAASLLAELGDPLKYKGARAIVAFAGLNPVPDQSGEYTGPTPISKTGSARLRKSLYMPGIVASRHNAVIKAQSDRLKARGKAPQQIICAAMRKLLHLVYGVIKSGKPYDPKYAMAV is encoded by the coding sequence ATGCCTGTAGCTGTCGGCGTCGATTGCGCTAAGAAAACCTTTGATATCGCTCTGCTCCAGGGCAACCAAAAATTTCGTACCAAAGCCAAGCTGGCCAATACGGAGGCTGGTTTCAATCAGTTCGAGCAGTGGCTGGAAACGCATGCAGAGAAAGCCTGCTGGGTCGTCATGGAAGCAACGGGCATCTACTACGAAGCCTTGGCTGAATTTCTCTACGCCAGAGGATTCAAGGTCGCAGTGCTCAATCCAGCCATCATTCATGCCTATGGCAAAGAGGATCTGCGGCGAGTCAAGACGGACAAGGCAGACGCCAAGCTCATTGCCCGGTACGGTTCTGAGCGAACTCACAAACTGCGAGAGTGGACACCGGAACCTCCGTCACAGCGGCGTTTACGGGCGCTGGTACGCCGACTGGAGGACTTGCAGGAAATGCGGCAGATGGAAGCCAATCGCCTGGAAGTTTGCGACGTCAGCGTTCAGCACTCCATACGGTCGCTCATCGACTCCCTTGACGAGCAGATCGAACACACCAGAAAAAAGATTCGTCAGCACATTGATGACGATCCCGATCTGCGCGGCAAGCGTGATTTGATCGTATCAATCGACGGTCTGGGTGACACAAGTGCGGCCTCTCTGCTGGCAGAGCTTGGGGATCCACTTAAGTACAAAGGGGCTCGTGCCATTGTGGCATTTGCCGGCCTTAACCCGGTACCTGACCAATCAGGTGAATACACAGGGCCGACGCCCATCTCCAAAACCGGGTCCGCCAGACTGCGTAAAAGCCTGTATATGCCCGGCATTGTGGCCTCCCGCCATAACGCCGTGATTAAGGCTCAAAGCGATAGGCTCAAGGCGCGAGGCAAAGCGCCCCAACAGATCATCTGCGCAGCCATGCGTAAGCTCTTGCACCTGGTGTATGGCGTGATCAAGTCAGGCAAGCCATACGATCCTAAATATGCGATGGCTGTGTAA
- a CDS encoding SIMPL domain-containing protein (The SIMPL domain is named for its presence in mouse protein SIMPL (signalling molecule that associates with mouse pelle-like kinase). Bacterial member BP26, from Brucella, was shown to assemble into a channel-like structure, while YggE from E. coli has been associated with resistance to oxidative stress.) has protein sequence MFNLRPVALVITLGITVLACAQAIAEEPRYNQISLRAEVNQEVQRDLMLVTLYSEAQNSDPAKLAAQITETLNKALGQARQVKDVTIRQGSRNSYPIYGEKGQSITGWRERAELRLESADFAALSKLTGELLTDLKMGGMDFSISTPTRKASEDALLKDAVTAFKARAQLVTEALGGTGYKLVNLNLNTSGYPQPYLRAPVMMMKAERADAAPTPDVEAGTSQVSVAADGVIEVQIP, from the coding sequence ATGTTCAATCTTCGCCCTGTCGCCCTGGTCATCACGCTGGGAATCACGGTCCTGGCCTGTGCCCAGGCCATTGCCGAGGAACCTCGTTACAACCAGATTTCATTGCGCGCCGAGGTCAATCAAGAGGTCCAGCGCGACCTGATGCTCGTCACGCTCTACAGCGAAGCGCAGAACAGCGACCCGGCAAAGCTTGCGGCACAGATCACCGAAACCCTGAACAAGGCGCTGGGCCAGGCGCGTCAGGTCAAGGACGTGACCATCCGCCAGGGCAGCCGCAACAGTTACCCCATCTACGGCGAGAAAGGTCAGTCGATCACTGGCTGGCGTGAGCGCGCCGAACTGCGCCTGGAAAGTGCCGACTTTGCCGCGCTGTCCAAACTGACGGGCGAGTTGCTGACCGACCTGAAAATGGGCGGCATGGACTTCTCCATTTCCACGCCAACCCGCAAGGCCAGTGAAGATGCCCTGCTCAAGGATGCAGTGACCGCGTTCAAGGCCCGCGCCCAACTGGTCACCGAAGCGCTGGGTGGCACGGGCTACAAACTGGTGAACCTGAACCTCAATACTTCGGGTTATCCACAGCCCTACCTGCGCGCGCCGGTCATGATGATGAAAGCCGAACGCGCCGACGCAGCGCCGACACCTGATGTCGAAGCCGGCACCAGCCAGGTCAGCGTTGCGGCCGATGGTGTGATCGAGGTGCAGATTCCCTAG
- a CDS encoding ATP-binding protein yields the protein MLAPVQMLSASRQNLWRLTFIRTLVLAAQAGSVGIAWLFNVLPLPWLPLSITLGCSVALCVLTAVRLRTSWPVTELEYALQLALDLIIHSALLYFSGGSTNPFVSYYLVPLTIAAVTLPWRYSLILSGIALTLYTALLYRSYPLETYPISRENMQIYGMWLSFALAASVITFFAAKMAEELRRQEQLRAVRREEGLRDEQLLAVATQAAGAAHELGTPLATMSVLLKEMRQDHSNPELQDDLSVLQEQVKQCKQTLQQLVRAAEANRRMAVEYQTVTQWMDESLNRWHLMRPEVSYRFFQLGKDKVPMLAPPPDLTQSLLNLLNNAADACPDGLEVNLDWDSAEICINIRDHGPGVPLAIAEQIGKPFFTTKGKGFGLGLFLSKASVTRAGGSVKLYRHEEGGTLTELRLPRDTQGDEA from the coding sequence ATGCTCGCCCCCGTTCAAATGCTTTCAGCCTCGCGCCAGAACCTGTGGCGCCTGACGTTCATTCGCACCCTGGTGCTGGCTGCGCAGGCCGGTTCGGTCGGCATTGCCTGGCTGTTCAACGTGCTGCCGCTGCCCTGGCTGCCGCTGTCGATTACCTTGGGCTGTTCGGTCGCGCTCTGTGTGCTGACTGCCGTGCGCTTGCGTACTTCCTGGCCTGTCACTGAGTTGGAGTATGCGCTGCAACTGGCGCTGGACCTGATCATCCACAGTGCCTTGCTGTATTTCTCCGGCGGTTCGACCAACCCGTTCGTGTCCTATTATCTGGTCCCGCTGACCATCGCTGCCGTCACCTTGCCATGGCGCTATTCCCTGATCCTGTCCGGTATCGCCCTGACGCTCTATACCGCGCTTCTGTACCGATCCTATCCGCTGGAAACCTATCCCATCTCCAGAGAGAACATGCAGATCTATGGCATGTGGCTCAGCTTTGCCCTGGCGGCGTCGGTCATTACGTTCTTTGCCGCGAAGATGGCCGAAGAACTGCGTCGTCAGGAGCAATTGCGAGCGGTGCGTCGTGAAGAGGGCCTGCGTGACGAGCAATTGCTGGCCGTCGCGACCCAGGCCGCAGGCGCAGCCCATGAGCTGGGCACGCCTCTGGCGACCATGAGCGTGCTGCTCAAGGAAATGCGCCAGGATCATAGCAATCCCGAGTTGCAGGACGACCTTTCTGTCCTGCAGGAGCAGGTCAAGCAGTGCAAGCAGACACTCCAGCAACTGGTACGTGCCGCTGAAGCCAACCGGCGCATGGCGGTGGAATATCAGACGGTGACTCAGTGGATGGACGAGTCGCTGAACCGCTGGCATTTGATGCGTCCTGAAGTCAGTTATCGTTTTTTCCAGTTGGGCAAGGACAAGGTGCCGATGCTGGCGCCGCCGCCTGACCTGACCCAGTCGCTGCTCAACCTCTTGAACAATGCGGCCGATGCCTGTCCCGACGGGCTGGAAGTCAACCTGGATTGGGACAGTGCGGAAATCTGTATCAATATTCGTGACCACGGGCCGGGTGTGCCGCTGGCCATTGCCGAGCAGATCGGCAAGCCATTCTTTACCACCAAGGGCAAAGGTTTCGGCCTGGGCCTGTTTTTGAGCAAGGCCAGCGTTACCCGCGCCGGGGGTTCGGTAAAACTCTACCGTCATGAAGAGGGCGGCACGCTCACCGAGCTGCGCTTGCCTCGTGACACGCAAGGAGATGAAGCATGA
- a CDS encoding response regulator transcription factor, which produces MSDDDIQVEGEELPHLLLVDDDATFTRVMARAMSRRGFRVSTAGSAEEGLVIAQNDIPEYAALDLKMDGDSGLVLLPKLLELDPEMRVVILTGYSSIATAVEAIKRGACNYLCKPADADDVLAALLSEHANLDTLVPENPMSVDRLQWEHIQRVLTEHEGNISATARALGMHRRTLQRKLQKRPVRR; this is translated from the coding sequence ATGAGTGATGATGACATCCAGGTCGAAGGCGAAGAGCTTCCGCATTTGCTGCTGGTCGACGACGACGCAACCTTTACCCGGGTCATGGCGCGCGCCATGAGCCGTCGTGGTTTTCGCGTCAGCACCGCAGGTTCTGCCGAAGAAGGGCTGGTGATTGCCCAGAACGATATCCCCGAATACGCCGCGCTCGACCTGAAGATGGACGGCGACTCCGGTCTGGTGCTGTTGCCCAAGCTGCTGGAGCTGGACCCTGAAATGCGCGTGGTGATCCTCACCGGTTATTCGAGCATTGCGACGGCGGTCGAGGCGATCAAGCGTGGCGCCTGCAACTACCTGTGCAAACCGGCGGATGCCGACGACGTGCTGGCGGCCCTGCTGTCCGAGCATGCGAACCTGGACACTCTGGTGCCGGAAAACCCCATGTCGGTGGATCGCCTGCAGTGGGAGCACATCCAGCGGGTGCTGACCGAGCATGAAGGCAACATCTCGGCCACGGCCCGTGCGCTGGGCATGCACCGCCGCACCTTGCAGCGCAAATTGCAGAAGCGTCCTGTGCGTCGTTGA
- a CDS encoding ABC transporter ATP-binding protein/permease: protein MNRNLEVNDAPSGTFLPRVWKLITPYWRSEDRRMAWLLLAAVVGLSLFSVEISVQINSWYRDFYNALEKKDLASFTHLTLYFCAIAALAILVAVYRLYLTQMLTIRWRRWLTEQHFAKWLSHRNYYQLEQTGHTDNPDQRLSEDLDEFTSRTLSLGIGLMSTVVSLVSFSVILWGVSGSVEVMGVTIHGYMFWAALVYAVVGSWLTHLIGRRLIVLNNQQERFEADMRFALVRVRENAESIALCDGEPNEKQRLSNRFGMIWSNFRSIMKVQKSLTFFTAGYSQIALIFPFIVAAPRYFAGKIELGDLMQINSAFGNVQENFSWFIEAYASLASWRATCDRLLSFRQGMDDNEAHLPAITLSRDSEALQLQALGLAGGRELLRDASLSIQPGERVMLSGRSGSGKSTLLRALGGLWHEGQGHIRLPDERYMFMPQKPYLPIGTLRDALSYPLAATQYPSERFVEVLHTCRLEHLVARLDEENHWQRLLSPGEQQRVAFARALLFAPKWLYLDEATSAMDEEDEAALYQALIDERPDMTILSIGHRSSLKRFHDRYLRVEGGKLLEQTRQQHLV from the coding sequence ATGAATCGCAATCTTGAAGTCAACGACGCCCCGAGCGGTACGTTCCTCCCCAGAGTCTGGAAGCTGATCACGCCTTACTGGCGTAGCGAAGACCGGCGCATGGCCTGGTTGCTGCTGGCGGCGGTAGTTGGCCTGTCGTTGTTCAGCGTGGAAATTTCGGTGCAGATCAACAGTTGGTACCGGGATTTCTACAACGCTCTGGAAAAGAAAGACTTGGCGTCTTTCACCCATCTGACACTGTATTTCTGCGCGATTGCCGCCCTGGCGATCCTGGTGGCGGTGTATCGCCTTTACCTGACGCAGATGCTCACCATTCGCTGGCGCCGCTGGCTCACCGAGCAGCATTTTGCCAAGTGGCTCAGCCACAGGAATTACTACCAGCTGGAGCAGACCGGTCACACCGATAACCCTGACCAGCGTTTGTCCGAAGACCTTGATGAGTTCACGAGCCGAACCCTCTCGCTGGGTATCGGGCTGATGAGTACCGTGGTCAGTCTGGTGTCGTTCTCGGTCATTCTGTGGGGCGTTTCCGGCAGCGTCGAAGTGATGGGTGTCACGATTCACGGTTACATGTTCTGGGCGGCACTGGTGTATGCCGTGGTCGGTAGCTGGCTGACGCACCTGATCGGGCGGCGTCTGATCGTGTTGAACAACCAGCAGGAACGCTTTGAAGCCGACATGCGTTTTGCCCTGGTGCGGGTGAGGGAAAATGCCGAGAGCATTGCGCTGTGCGATGGCGAGCCCAACGAGAAGCAGCGGCTGAGCAATCGTTTCGGCATGATCTGGAGCAACTTCCGCTCGATCATGAAGGTTCAGAAAAGCCTCACCTTCTTTACCGCAGGCTATTCACAGATTGCGCTTATCTTCCCGTTTATCGTTGCGGCGCCGCGGTATTTCGCCGGGAAGATCGAGCTGGGGGATCTGATGCAGATCAACTCGGCTTTTGGCAATGTGCAGGAAAACTTCAGCTGGTTCATCGAAGCCTATGCCTCGCTGGCTTCATGGCGCGCCACCTGTGATCGCCTGCTCAGCTTCCGCCAGGGCATGGATGACAACGAAGCGCATCTTCCGGCTATTACCCTCAGTCGTGACAGCGAAGCTTTGCAACTGCAGGCGCTTGGGCTGGCTGGTGGCCGCGAACTGCTGCGCGATGCGAGTCTGTCTATCCAGCCGGGCGAGCGGGTCATGCTCAGTGGCCGTTCGGGAAGTGGCAAAAGCACTTTGCTGCGCGCCCTGGGCGGTTTATGGCATGAAGGGCAGGGGCACATCCGGTTGCCGGACGAGCGTTATATGTTCATGCCACAAAAGCCTTACCTGCCCATTGGTACGTTGCGCGACGCCTTGAGTTATCCACTGGCCGCGACCCAGTATCCGTCCGAGCGATTTGTCGAGGTGTTACACACCTGCCGTCTGGAGCATCTGGTCGCGAGACTGGATGAAGAAAACCATTGGCAGCGTCTGTTATCACCCGGCGAGCAGCAGCGGGTCGCTTTTGCCAGGGCTCTGTTGTTTGCGCCGAAGTGGTTGTATCTGGACGAGGCCACGTCGGCCATGGATGAAGAAGACGAAGCGGCGCTGTATCAGGCGCTTATCGATGAGCGGCCCGACATGACGATTCTCAGCATCGGGCACCGCAGCAGTCTCAAGCGTTTTCATGATCGATATCTGCGGGTGGAAGGGGGAAAACTGCTTGAACAGACGAGGCAGCAACACCTTGTCTGA
- a CDS encoding FadR/GntR family transcriptional regulator, with protein sequence MEKQTAAPRARRKHRSLAQELVTELSERISSGQLKRGDKLPTESAIMEEQGVSRTVVREAISRLQASGLVETRHGIGTFVLDIPSPSGFRIDPATIVTLRDVLAVLELRISLEVESAGLAAQRRSDEQLAAMRAALDALNESAAHASDAVASDFQFHLQIALSTGNRYFTDIMTHLGTSIIPRTRLNSARLAHDDQQHYMSRLSREHEEIYDAIARQDSEAARAAMRLHLTNSRERLRHAHEEAESQRA encoded by the coding sequence ATGGAAAAGCAAACCGCAGCGCCTCGCGCACGCAGAAAGCACCGCAGCCTTGCGCAGGAACTGGTGACTGAGCTGTCCGAGCGCATCAGCAGCGGGCAGCTCAAGCGCGGCGACAAACTCCCTACCGAATCCGCCATCATGGAAGAGCAGGGCGTGAGTCGCACAGTGGTGCGCGAAGCCATTTCCCGCTTGCAGGCTTCCGGTCTGGTCGAGACGCGGCACGGTATCGGCACTTTTGTGCTGGATATCCCGAGCCCCAGCGGTTTTCGGATCGATCCGGCCACCATCGTCACCTTGCGTGATGTCCTGGCGGTTCTGGAGTTGCGTATCAGCCTGGAAGTCGAATCCGCAGGCCTTGCAGCACAGCGTCGCAGCGATGAGCAACTGGCCGCCATGCGTGCCGCCCTCGATGCCCTGAACGAAAGTGCCGCCCATGCCAGCGATGCCGTGGCTTCGGACTTCCAGTTTCACCTGCAGATCGCGCTTTCCACCGGCAACCGTTACTTCACCGATATCATGACCCACCTGGGCACCAGCATCATTCCGCGCACGCGCTTGAACTCGGCACGTCTGGCTCATGATGATCAGCAGCATTACATGAGTCGCCTGAGCCGCGAGCACGAAGAAATCTACGACGCCATCGCCCGCCAGGACTCCGAAGCCGCCCGCGCCGCCATGCGCCTGCACCTCACCAACAGCCGCGAACGTCTGCGTCATGCGCATGAAGAGGCCGAGTCGCAGAGGGCATAA
- the kdgD gene encoding 5-dehydro-4-deoxyglucarate dehydratase, whose product MNPQELKSILSSGLLSFPVTDFNAQGDFNRAGYIKRLEWLAPYGASALFAAGGTGEFFSLAASEYSEIIKTAVDTCETSVPILAGVGGPTRQAIEYAQEAERLGAKGLLLLPHYLTEASQDGVAAHVEAVCKSVKIGVVVYNRNVCRLTAPLLEKLAERNPNLIGYKDGLGDIELMVSIRRRLGDRFSYLGGLPTAEVYAAAYKALGVPVYSSAVFNFVPKLAMDFYHAIARDDHEAVGKYIDDFFLPYLEIRNRKAGYAVSIVKAGAKIAGYDAGPVRAPLTDLTSEEVEMLAALMDKQGKQ is encoded by the coding sequence ATGAATCCACAAGAACTGAAGTCCATCCTCTCCTCCGGTCTGCTGTCTTTCCCGGTTACCGATTTCAATGCCCAGGGCGATTTCAATCGCGCTGGCTATATCAAACGCCTTGAGTGGCTGGCTCCGTACGGCGCAAGCGCGCTGTTCGCAGCAGGTGGTACTGGCGAGTTTTTCTCCCTGGCTGCCAGCGAATACTCGGAAATCATCAAGACTGCCGTCGACACGTGCGAAACCAGCGTGCCAATCCTGGCCGGTGTGGGTGGCCCGACTCGTCAAGCCATCGAATACGCTCAAGAAGCCGAGCGCCTGGGCGCCAAAGGCCTGCTGCTGCTGCCGCACTACCTGACTGAAGCCAGCCAGGATGGCGTTGCCGCTCACGTTGAAGCGGTCTGCAAGTCGGTCAAGATCGGTGTGGTCGTCTACAACCGTAACGTGTGCCGCCTGACCGCTCCGCTGCTGGAAAAACTGGCCGAGCGCAACCCGAACCTGATCGGCTACAAGGATGGCCTGGGCGATATCGAGCTGATGGTTTCGATCCGCCGCCGTTTGGGTGACCGCTTCTCGTACCTGGGTGGTCTGCCGACCGCTGAAGTCTATGCCGCCGCTTACAAGGCGCTGGGCGTGCCGGTCTATTCCTCGGCTGTATTCAACTTTGTTCCGAAATTGGCGATGGACTTCTACCACGCTATCGCTCGTGACGATCACGAAGCGGTCGGCAAGTACATCGACGACTTCTTCCTGCCTTACCTGGAAATTCGCAACCGTAAAGCCGGTTATGCCGTGAGCATCGTCAAGGCCGGCGCAAAAATCGCTGGTTACGATGCAGGTCCGGTTCGCGCACCGCTGACTGACCTGACTTCCGAAGAAGTCGAAATGCTGGCTGCGCTGATGGACAAGCAAGGCAAGCAGTAA
- a CDS encoding MFS transporter: MQKSKPTHVRYLILLMLFLVTTINYADRATIAIAGSSIQKDLGISAVTLGYIFSAFGWAYVAGQIPGGWLLDRFGSKKVYAMSIFTWSLFTLLQGYVGEFGVSTAIVALFMLRFLVGLAEAPSFPGNARIVASWFPTAERGTASAIFNSAQYFATVLFAPLMGWIVYTFGWQHVFIVMGAGGIVFSLLWMKVIYSPRNHPLINEAEIEHIASNGGMVDLDTQDKTKGKKGGPRWDYIRQLLTNRMMLGIYLSQYCINGITYFFLTWFPVYLVQERGMTILKAGFIASLPAICGFIGGVLGGVISDYLLRKGHSLTFSRKAPIICGLLLSTSIVTCNYVDVEWVVVGFMALAFFGKGVGALGWAVMSDVSPKQIAGLSGGLFNTFGNIASITTPIVIGYIISSTGSFKWALVFVGANALLAVISYIFIVGEIKRVELKEPPTKGPLLDDQASDLSQAKS, from the coding sequence ATGCAAAAGTCCAAGCCGACTCACGTCCGCTATTTGATCCTGTTGATGCTGTTCCTTGTCACCACGATCAACTATGCAGACCGAGCCACCATCGCGATTGCCGGTTCAAGCATTCAGAAAGACCTCGGCATCAGTGCCGTAACCCTTGGCTACATCTTCTCTGCATTTGGCTGGGCCTACGTGGCCGGTCAGATTCCCGGTGGCTGGCTGCTCGACCGTTTCGGGTCGAAGAAAGTCTATGCCATGAGCATTTTCACCTGGTCCCTGTTCACCCTGCTGCAAGGCTATGTGGGTGAGTTTGGCGTCTCCACTGCAATCGTCGCGTTGTTCATGCTGCGCTTCCTGGTAGGCCTGGCCGAAGCGCCGTCCTTCCCGGGCAACGCCCGCATCGTGGCTTCCTGGTTTCCGACTGCCGAACGCGGCACTGCCTCGGCGATCTTCAACTCCGCGCAATACTTCGCCACGGTACTGTTCGCTCCGCTGATGGGCTGGATCGTTTACACCTTCGGCTGGCAACATGTCTTCATCGTTATGGGCGCCGGCGGCATCGTGTTCTCGCTGCTGTGGATGAAAGTCATCTATAGCCCGCGCAACCATCCGCTGATCAACGAAGCCGAAATCGAACACATTGCCAGCAACGGCGGCATGGTCGATCTGGATACCCAGGACAAGACCAAGGGCAAGAAGGGCGGACCGCGCTGGGATTACATTCGCCAGTTGCTGACCAACCGCATGATGCTCGGTATCTACCTGAGCCAGTACTGCATCAACGGCATCACCTACTTCTTCCTGACCTGGTTCCCGGTGTACCTGGTGCAGGAACGTGGCATGACGATCCTCAAGGCCGGTTTCATCGCGTCCTTGCCGGCCATCTGCGGTTTCATCGGTGGTGTGCTCGGTGGTGTCATCTCCGACTACCTGCTGCGCAAAGGCCATTCGCTGACCTTCTCGCGCAAGGCTCCGATCATCTGCGGCCTGCTGTTGTCGACCTCCATCGTCACCTGTAACTATGTCGATGTTGAATGGGTCGTCGTAGGTTTCATGGCGCTGGCGTTCTTCGGTAAAGGTGTCGGTGCGCTGGGCTGGGCTGTGATGTCCGACGTCTCGCCAAAACAGATCGCCGGTTTGAGCGGTGGCCTGTTCAACACATTCGGTAATATTGCCTCGATCACGACTCCGATCGTGATTGGTTACATCATCAGCTCTACGGGTTCCTTCAAGTGGGCACTGGTGTTCGTCGGCGCGAACGCGCTGCTGGCGGTAATCAGCTACATCTTCATAGTGGGTGAAATCAAGCGAGTGGAATTGAAAGAGCCGCCAACCAAGGGGCCTTTGCTGGACGACCAGGCCAGCGACCTTTCACAAGCCAAATCTTGA